One part of the Ailuropoda melanoleuca isolate Jingjing chromosome 6, ASM200744v2, whole genome shotgun sequence genome encodes these proteins:
- the C6H6orf15 gene encoding uncharacterized protein C6orf15 homolog encodes MLELSKMQGFTVGSRVPLGLLLLICLHLPGFFARSIGAVEEKVLQHLGTNLPLLEQPSLPSHSNSELPQPKPDPGPNDLTRAPLKPNASPSDGFQPAGGSGVQSWPAMEGLPSMDFWPSEDPWQMVAAAIEDHGGEALPEKQSSLSGALPRGSSPLPAGSSARSTRPVPEASLLYQDSKSRRSLHSNVLGAQREILVQQPPSLTNRIRQPLLPGHPWGTLNPGMSWGGGGPGTGWGTRPMPHPLGIWGINNQNPSTSWGDINRYPGGSWGDINRYPGGSWRDINRYPGGSWGDIHLHPGINNQFPPRVLHPTGSSWNIPAGFPNPPNPGSQWG; translated from the exons atgttAGAGCTGAGCAAGATGCAGGGCTTCACGGTAGGGAGCAGGGTTCCTCTCGGCCTGCTTCTTCTGATCTGTCTTCATCTCCCAG gcTTCTTTGCCCGAAGCATTGGTGCAGTGGAAGAGAAAGTTCTCCAACACTTGGGAACCAACTTGCCTCTGCTTGAACAACCTTCCTTGCCCAGCCACTCCAACTCTGAACTTCCTCAGCCCAAACCAGACCCTGGGCCAAATGATTTAACAAGGGCTCCTTTGAAGCCCAATGCTTCTCCATCAGATGGCTTCCAACCTGCAGGTGGTTCTGGGGTTCAGAGCTGGCCCGCAATGGAGGGGCTGCCCTCCATGGATTTCTGGCCCTCTGAAGATCCTTGGCAGATGGTGGCTGCTGCCATTGAGGACCACGGGGGTGAAGCATTGCCTGAAAAACAGTCTTCCCTTTCTGGTGCTCTCCCTCGGGGCAGCAGTCCTTTGCCTGCAGGGTCCTCTGCACGCTCTACGCGCCCCGTACCTGAGGCTTCACTCCTCTACCAGGACTCCAAGTCTAGGCGGTCGCTTCATTCTAATGTTCTGGGAGCCCAGAGAGAAATCCTTGTCCAACAACCACCCTCTCTTACTAACAGGATTCGACAGCCACTTCTGCCTGGGCACCCCTGGGGAACCCTGAATCCAGGAATGTCCTGGGGAGGTGGAGGTCCTGGAACTGGATGGGGAACAAGGCCCATGCCACACCCTTTGGGAATCTGGGGTATCAATAATCAAAACCCAAGTACTAGCTGGGGAGATATTAACCGGTATccaggaggcagctggggagATATTAACCGGTATCCAGGAGGCAGCTGGAGAGATATTAACCGGTATccaggaggcagctggggagATATTCATCTACACCCAGGTATTAATAATCAATTTCCTCCCAGAGTTCTCCATCCTACTGGCTCTTCTTGGAACATCCCAGCTGGCTTCCCCAATCCTCCAAACCCTGGGTCACAGTGGGGTTAG